From Coffea arabica cultivar ET-39 chromosome 10e, Coffea Arabica ET-39 HiFi, whole genome shotgun sequence, one genomic window encodes:
- the LOC113710888 gene encoding F-actin-capping protein subunit beta isoform X1 gives MEAAMGLMRRIPPKHSETALSALLSLLPHHSSDLLSQVDQPLQVLCDVDCGKEFILCEYNRDADSYRSPWSNKYHPPLEDGPHPSPELRKLEIEANEVFAVYREQYYEGGISSVYLWEDENEGFVACFLIKKDGSKTAHGKRGYLQEGAWDAIHVIEVGPEEEGKAHYCLTSTVMLSLTTNDESSGTFNLSGSIRRQMNMDLSVAEGHLCNMGKMIEEMEGKLRNSLDQVYFGKTKEMVCTLRPPAELVQMRLPDS, from the exons atggaggcGGCAATGGGGTTGATGAGAAGAATTCCGCCCAAGCATAGCGAAACGGCGCTTTCTGCACTGCTCAGCCTATTGCCTCACCATTCCTCCGATCTCCTTTCTCAGGTCGATCAGCCTCTCCAG GTTTTATGTGATGTGGACTGTGGGAAAGAGTTCATTTTGTGTGAATACAACAGAGATGCTGACTCTTACAG GTCGCCCTGGTCAAATAAATATCATCCACCACTAGAAGATGGACCTCATCCATCACCAGAATTGAGAAAACTTGAGATTGAAGCAAATGAAGTTTTTGCTGTCTATCGTGAGCA GTACTATGAAGGTGGAATTTCATCTGTATATCTATGGGAAGATGAAAATGAAGGGTTTGTAGCTTGTTTCTTAATAAAGAAAG ATGGCTCGAAGACCGCACATGGTAAAAGAGGTTACCTGCAGGAAGGAGCTTGGGATGCCATACACGTTATTGAG GTGGGTCCCGAGGAAGAAGGAAAAGCCCATTACTGTTTGACAAGTACAGTTATGTTGTCATTGACCACAAATGATGAGTCATCAGGCACCTTTAATTTGTCCGGATCAATTAGAAGACAG ATGAACATGGACCTCTCAGTTGCAGAAGGTCATTTATGCAACATGGGAAAAATGATTGAAGAAATGGAGGGAAAACTTAGAAACTCTCTGGATCAG GTTTATtttgggaaaacaaaagaaatggttTGTACCCTGCGGCCTCCAGCTGAACTGGTGCAGATGAGACTGCCTGATAGCTGA
- the LOC113710888 gene encoding F-actin-capping protein subunit beta isoform X2 — protein sequence MLIIYSERQVLCDVDCGKEFILCEYNRDADSYRSPWSNKYHPPLEDGPHPSPELRKLEIEANEVFAVYREQYYEGGISSVYLWEDENEGFVACFLIKKDGSKTAHGKRGYLQEGAWDAIHVIEVGPEEEGKAHYCLTSTVMLSLTTNDESSGTFNLSGSIRRQMNMDLSVAEGHLCNMGKMIEEMEGKLRNSLDQVYFGKTKEMVCTLRPPAELVQMRLPDS from the exons ATGCTAATCATTTACTCGGAAAGACAGGTTTTATGTGATGTGGACTGTGGGAAAGAGTTCATTTTGTGTGAATACAACAGAGATGCTGACTCTTACAG GTCGCCCTGGTCAAATAAATATCATCCACCACTAGAAGATGGACCTCATCCATCACCAGAATTGAGAAAACTTGAGATTGAAGCAAATGAAGTTTTTGCTGTCTATCGTGAGCA GTACTATGAAGGTGGAATTTCATCTGTATATCTATGGGAAGATGAAAATGAAGGGTTTGTAGCTTGTTTCTTAATAAAGAAAG ATGGCTCGAAGACCGCACATGGTAAAAGAGGTTACCTGCAGGAAGGAGCTTGGGATGCCATACACGTTATTGAG GTGGGTCCCGAGGAAGAAGGAAAAGCCCATTACTGTTTGACAAGTACAGTTATGTTGTCATTGACCACAAATGATGAGTCATCAGGCACCTTTAATTTGTCCGGATCAATTAGAAGACAG ATGAACATGGACCTCTCAGTTGCAGAAGGTCATTTATGCAACATGGGAAAAATGATTGAAGAAATGGAGGGAAAACTTAGAAACTCTCTGGATCAG GTTTATtttgggaaaacaaaagaaatggttTGTACCCTGCGGCCTCCAGCTGAACTGGTGCAGATGAGACTGCCTGATAGCTGA
- the LOC113710886 gene encoding pentatricopeptide repeat-containing protein At1g34160 encodes MAYAEKLLTKCNSLPHIKQLQAHLITTGLFKSYFSRSKLLDFCATSSAGSLSYATFIFNHIPHPATNDWNAIIRGLAQSRQPLDAVTCYVSMRRARCTPDALTCSFTLKACARALARIEALQFHAEIVKLGVGADVLLQTTLLDAYAKCGDLNCASVLFEEMTRRDIASWNAMIAGMAQGNRPNEALEFFKRMRENGLSPNEVTVLGALSACSQLGAFKEGEKIYDYIRDQKLDDNVNVCNAVIDMFGKCGFVNKAFEVFGGMKCRKTLITWNTMVMAYAMHGDGVKALELFKLLERDGLGPDRVSYLAALCACNHAGLVDEGLKLFESMEESGVDKNVKHYGSVVDLLGRAGRLEKAYKIIASMPTYPDVVLWQTLLGACKTYGNVEMAEKASGKLVEMGSRSCGDFVLLSNLYASHGRWNDVGRVREAMKNRAVKKIPGFSYTEVGGVIYKFINGDQSHPNWRDIYQKLDEIRFRISECGYVPETNNVLHDIGHEDKENVLGYHSEKLAVAFALIGTSAEVPISVNKNLRICGDCHTAIKLISKIYKREIIVRDRTRFHRFKNGSCTCRDYW; translated from the coding sequence ATGGCCTATGCTGAAAAGCTCCTGACCAAATGCAATTCCCTACCACACATCAAGCAGCTTCAAGCCCACCTCATAACCACCGGCCTTTTCAAATCCTACTTTTCCCGGTCAAAGCTGCTTGACTTTTGCGCCACCTCCTCCGCCGGCAGCCTGTCTTACGCCACCTTTATCTTCAACCACATCCCCCACCCTGCCACCAATGATTGGAACGCCATTATCCGCGGCCTCGCCCAAAGCCGCCAACCACTAGATGCAGTCACTTGCTACGTGTCCATGCGGCGTGCCCGTTGCACCCCTGATGCCTTGACTTGTTCCTTCACCCTCAAGGCCTGCGCTCGCGCTTTGGCCCGGATTGAAGCCCTTCAGTTCCATGCTGAGATTGTCAAGCTTGGGGTGGGTGCTGATGTTTTATTGCAGACCACTCTGCTTGATGCCTATGCAAAATGTGGGGATTTGAATTGCGCGTCGGTTTTGTTCGAAGAAATGACTAGGAGGGATATTGCGAGCTGGAATGCTATGATTGCTGGGATGGCTCAAGGGAACCGACCAAATGAAGCTCTAGAGTTTTTTAAGCGGATGAGGGAGAATGGGCTGAGCCCAAATGAGGTTACCGTCCTGGGAGCACTATCTGCTTGTTCACAGCTTGGTGCTTTTAAGGAGGGAGAAAAGATTTATGATTATATTAGAGATCAAAAGCTTGATGACAATGTAAACGTTTGCAATGCAGTTATTGACATGTTTGGGAAATGTGGATTTGTTAACAAGGCGTTTGAAGTGTTCGGTGGCATGAAATGTAGGAAAACACTTATTACTTGGAATACAATGGTTATGGCATATGCAATGCATGGGGATGGAGTTAAAGCATTAGAGCTGTTCAAGCTATTAGAACGAGATGGTTTGGGGCCGGATAGGGTGAGTTATTTGGCAGCATTGTGCGCGTGTAACCATGCAGGGTTGGTGGATGAAGGGTTGAAGTTGTTCGAGTCAATGGAGGAAAGTGGGGTGGATAAAAATGTGAAACATTATGGTAGTGTTGTTGACCTGTTAGGAAGAGCAGGACGGTTGGAGAAGGCGTACAAGATTATAGCATCAATGCCCACATATCCAGATGTTGTGCTTTGGCAAACTTTGTTAGGGGCTTGTAAAACTTATGGGAATGTGGAGATGGCAGAGAAAGCATCCGGGAAGCTTGTAGAAATGGGATCACGTAGTTGTGGGGACTTTGTGTTACTGTCGAATCTTTATGCTTCACATGGGAGGTGGAATGATGTGGGGAGGGTGAGGGAAGCCATGAAAAATAGGGCTGTCAAAAAAATACCGGGATTCAGTTATACTGAAGTTGGTGGTGTGATCTATAAATTTATTAACGGTGATCAGAGCCATCCCAATTGGAGGGATATTTATCAGAAGCTTGATGAGATTAGGTTTAGGATTAGTGAATGCGGATATGTGCCAGAGACCAATAATGTGTTGCACGATATAGGTCATGAGGACAAGGAGAATGTCTTGGGTTATCACAGTGAGAAGTTGGCTGTGGCCTTTGCTTTGATAGGCACTAGCGCTGAGGTGCCTATTAGTGTAAACAAGAATCTAAGAATATGTGGAGACTGTCATACAGCGATTAAACTCATTTCGAAGATTTATAAGAGGGAAATTATTGTTCGTGACAGAACTCGCTTTCACAGATTCAAGAATGGCTCTTGTACTTGTAGAGATTATTGGTGA